A DNA window from Paenibacillus sp. HWE-109 contains the following coding sequences:
- the yaaA gene encoding S4 domain-containing protein YaaA, with protein MKQIGIKTDYITLGQFLKLSDCISTGGQAKFFVVDTKIEVNGQAENRRGRKLVPQDVVTVEGFGQFEVVSS; from the coding sequence ATGAAACAGATCGGAATTAAGACGGATTACATTACGCTAGGACAATTTCTAAAATTATCGGACTGTATATCCACAGGTGGACAAGCTAAATTTTTCGTTGTGGATACCAAAATTGAAGTAAACGGGCAGGCAGAAAATCGCAGAGGACGGAAACTCGTTCCGCAAGATGTGGTGACAGTGGAGGGTTTCGGACAATTCGAAGTCGTTAGCTCCTGA
- the recF gene encoding DNA replication/repair protein RecF (All proteins in this family for which functions are known are DNA-binding proteins that assist the filamentation of RecA onto DNA for the initiation of recombination or recombinational repair.) has protein sequence MFLNRLALRHYRNYDEIEITTENNVNIFVGPNAQGKTNLLESIYVLAMTKSHRTHQDKELIGWNGEQTQLHAEIQKRYGSCKLDLAISNKGKKAKINGLEQKKLSNFIGALNVVMFAPEDLEIVKGTPGVRRRFLDMEIGQVQPSYLYDLSQYQKILLQRNNYLKQSYPGKSTPDAMLDIWNEQLAQYGVKIMKKRQSFIKKLQQWAETIHRGITNDSEDLLIRYAPSFDIEPFEDESVLLNQFMIKLSLVRDQEFRRGVTLVGPHRDDLLFYINDKEVQTYGSQGQQRTTALSLKLAEIELIHEEVGEYPLLLLDDVLSELDEYRQTQLIRTFQQKVQTFITTTGLESVHLDQLDHASVFHVLKGNVSGRS, from the coding sequence ATGTTCTTAAATAGACTTGCACTCCGTCATTATCGCAATTATGACGAAATTGAAATAACGACTGAAAACAACGTGAATATTTTCGTTGGACCCAACGCGCAAGGGAAGACGAATCTGTTGGAATCCATCTATGTCTTAGCGATGACGAAATCACACCGGACCCACCAGGATAAAGAATTAATTGGCTGGAACGGAGAACAGACACAGCTGCATGCAGAAATTCAGAAGCGATACGGCAGCTGCAAACTGGATCTAGCAATTTCGAACAAAGGTAAGAAAGCCAAGATCAATGGACTCGAGCAAAAAAAATTGAGCAATTTCATTGGAGCTCTCAACGTGGTGATGTTTGCTCCGGAGGATTTGGAAATTGTCAAAGGAACGCCAGGTGTAAGGCGGCGCTTTTTAGACATGGAGATTGGCCAGGTACAGCCCTCCTATCTGTATGATCTGTCGCAATATCAGAAAATTCTGCTCCAGCGGAACAATTATTTAAAACAATCGTATCCCGGAAAAAGCACGCCGGACGCCATGTTGGACATCTGGAACGAACAATTAGCACAGTATGGTGTTAAAATCATGAAAAAGCGTCAAAGCTTTATTAAGAAGCTGCAACAATGGGCAGAGACCATCCATCGAGGGATTACAAATGACAGCGAAGACCTTCTTATTCGCTATGCCCCTTCTTTTGACATTGAGCCGTTTGAAGATGAATCTGTTTTATTAAACCAATTTATGATAAAGTTATCATTGGTCAGAGATCAGGAATTTCGAAGAGGCGTTACGTTAGTGGGCCCTCATCGCGATGATCTTCTTTTTTACATCAACGATAAAGAAGTCCAAACGTACGGTTCTCAAGGACAGCAGCGAACAACCGCATTATCCCTTAAACTTGCGGAGATTGAGCTGATTCATGAGGAAGTCGGCGAATATCCCCTTTTATTACTTGATGATGTGCTTTCAGAGCTTGACGAATATAGACAGACACAATTGATCCGTACGTTTCAGCAGAAAGTCCAAACGTTTATTACCAC